The Lineus longissimus chromosome 8, tnLinLong1.2, whole genome shotgun sequence region ATATGATATTCTTGATTCGATAGCATCCATGTTCATCCTGGGATCTCGTTGATTCTTGGTCTGCTGGAAATACAAAAATTCCTGTTGTAACATTACACAAACCATAACCTATGGGCAACTAACTGTTGGCTAAGCCCTACTCTATCAGAGACAAAACCCCTCTTTGATGGAAGCATAACAACATCTTGTTGACCACGTGACCCTAAGCAGAGAGAATGTTTTGAATACATTGACAAGGTTGGCTGCCATATCGAAGACGATTCTATCTTTGGTACTACCATAGTGCAACACTTCACTTTACTCTGAACTAGAAAAGTCAGAACCGGTAAAATCATTGAAGATGGGGGAAAAACATAAGGGTTCCCTTCCTTAGTGATATCCTGTGCAAACACATTGATACCAGACGTTTTTGGACTAGGAGCTGGAGTAAAGTGCCTACTCATCATAGTATTGCTATCAAGAGCCATCAAATCTACTGTATGTGAGCCAAATTGCTTCTCAACACTGGACCAAGAGCTCCTTGACAACATTACATCAGACATATTCAACGACCGCGATGGAGCATCCGCTGGATTTCGAGATGATGGAATATGAAACAAGTTGAGTTCAACATTTAATGAAAACACCACAGTGAAGATTGACTTGATGAGATCATTCAATGCGCTACTTTTACCCCCCTGGTTCCCCAAAACATCCACCAGAACCTTACTATCAGTCAGTATATCAACCCTAGTATCCCTGATTTGGGGCGCCATGGACTCCAAAACACGCAAAAGGGCATCGGTCTCCTTTTGATTTATCGATCTGTCATCATTTTTATCCCAAAAATCTGAGAATTGTCTACCACTGTGTTCACCTGACAAGACCACCGCACCATACTTGTACGAAGAGGCATCGGTAGCAAGGATTAGCTGTTTATGACACTCACTCCTCCAAGACATGTGCCCATCCCATTCGTCCAAGAATTCCCAGTGTTGAATCTCGGCAAACAGCTTCGGATACATCTCCACCTTCCCACTATTATTGATACAGAGAGAAATCGCCTTCGCCACTTCCCTCGTATACAATTGCGCCCCTGGTACCGCTAGCGCCATCGAAATACACTTGCCTAGAAATCGTTGGAGGGTTTTCAAATCGATTTCACGTAACTGAAGGATAGATGTTCTCAAACATTTAAACGTTTGCTTCTTATGTACCGGTAAAATATACGCGAGCCTATCAGAGTCCACAATAAAACCTAGGTGTTTGAGGGATGTGATGCCATCAAAGTTACTCTTATGCAGCGCAAAGAAATAGCCTAATCTTGTTAGAAGCTTCAGTAAAGCATAGCCAGTTACCACAATACCACACACAATCTGGCCAGTGATTTGGTTAATATTCTCAACGCCAAATCTATCATCAATATACTGTGTAGTACAAATGCCTTTCTTCCGTAGACACACTGTTGGCACCATTCCAATCGTTTGATATACATAGGGAGATGCCCGCCATCCAAAAGGGAGGGTGTTGTATTGCATTACGTAACCGCCAAATTGGATGCCAAAATTGGCCCTACACTCATTAGACAATTTCACATGGTTGTAACCAGATTTTTCATCAAGTGCTACCATCTTAGCTCCCTTACCCACAATCCTATGTATGTCTCTCAATGTTTCCATTCTGAAGGGTGTGTGTTTAGTCCATAAATTTAAGAACCTTTCATCATGACAGAGTCGTGGCTTCGTTGGCTCAACCGTCAATGGCATTATAACACGGGGCATCGCACACTCCCCTACATTGCCTAGCAAACTTATGGTACCATTTATTATACCTTCTTCAAGCTTTCCTACAATAAATGACTCAAAACCAATGCATGTACTAGAATTTGGGAGAAACGTTTCCGGTGGCACAGCAGAATCATACATCTTCCCCTTAAATTTACCTTTGTAGGGTTTAAAGAATTCCCTGGCATCCACCCCATCTTTTAACCAATGCCTTATTCGATCACATGGAAGACCTGAATCCTCTACTTCGTTCAAAACACGGTGCCAATCCTCATAATGGTTATGGATTTCACCCGCGACAAACCTATCAGGATCACGTAATGGCAAGGATTTAACATCTAATGGCACATTACCCTCTAACACCTGCTCAAACGGTATCGCAGGGGTTGGAGATTGAAGGCTCTTTCCCGAATTCAATGTAGTCCAGTGCACTCCCTGATTTACACTCGACATTGCCGTCACCGGGTCAAATGGACACTTGAACTCCCAGTGAGGGATATCGAAACCACAAATGCTCCTTCCCTGAAACAGAGCAAATCCGGAATACAGTTTTTGGAAAGAACCTTCAATCCCAACCCACGCAAGATAGAATCTCACTAGGGACTTAGTATCCCCGGGTTCGGATTGTCCAAAAACAGATATGCTCATGGCTGCCAATTATAACTTGAGTTTTACCAAACAAAGCTTATCACTTATTCATCAAACCTTTATTTTAACCCTATTCCTTGCCCTTTGCCTGCTTCATTTTGTCACAATCAACAATGTAATGGGAGGGtgagttacaaaaataacatcCCTGACCAGACTGGGACTCCCCCCAACCCCTACCACGTCCTCTATAATAAGGCCTTGAATACCCTCTACTTTAACCCCGGCCATACCCACTGTATGGCTGATAAGGATATGGTTGAAAAGCACTCTGCGGGGGTACACACTTTCCAAGGGTGATGCACGTCTCTTTCTTGGACTAAAATCGGAGTCATCATCTTCAACTACAGGCTTCTTCGGCTTACATGACTTAAGGGACTTCGACAACGCCTTTCCCACAACATCCTGGTCACCACCAAGAACGCTTAAGACTAATTTTGGCAGATCTATCTTCCCCTGGTTGTAACGGGCCTGGCACGACACTAATTGATACATAGGAGCCTCTTTCACACCTATCAATAACGCTAAAGTTTCAAGCTCCTGCAGAAGCAGCAACATCAACGATTCATTAGGTTCAACCTGTGTTGCTAGTGACCTGACCTTTTGCTTCATCACCTCCACGTCATCGTGCTTGAGCTTATCTGGTAGAGTAGGCCTAACTGTTGCCGCCGCTCCCTCTTCCGACCTACTTTTCTTTACCGGGGGTGCATCACTCGTTGATGGCTCCTGTAAACAAAATAACTCATGTGATACACATAACCAACTGGCCCCACCGCGATACTTTAAGTAACATTACTAATACTAGACACGAGAAAAAACCGAGTCTACCAAAAATTCTCAGGAGAAAACTTACCACTAACTGCTGACCTCTCGGCTGTCCCTTCTCATTAGCATAAACTATTGCCAGGTGCACGAGCAATCTCCAATTGGACGTGTTCGGTTCCTTCTCCGCCAGTTCAAATATATCCTGGGGTGGGGAGTCTATGAGCCCACTTACAAACtgctccatctccatctccgtAGACTCCTCGGTCACAGTGTCCAGATCCGGTCTTGCGAACTGCTTCACCTGCTCTACGTCTACATCCCTGAGCCTCTTTACCAAAGGCAGGAGGTTCACCCCTCTCAGGCTGTGCCTCCTTTTCAGTACAGTTGGGAGAACCATTGCCTGAAATTGTAAAAGGATATAAGTTATTCCATCAATACCAATATCCTAACCTGTTACAATTTACAAAGCCACCAATGCACCAACGAACCCTTAGTATGCCTAAGATCATTAGTGAAGACCACTGCCAATTAATATGCACATGTTGGGCCTACAGAGCAAATTCAattccatgaacatgatgaaaacaCCCCAATACACACGATATTCAAATAACTTATAACCTTCCTAGGCTATACAAACTATTTCACAGCCAAACCCACATTACACGAAACTAGTACTCCCCATATGTACACTTTAACAAAGGCGCATATTTACTTCCAGTTcgccattcatcatgttcatgccaTTGTATGTAAGGCCGCCCTCGACTCGACacattccaagatggcgtcctGCATGGTTACATAAGCCTACGTATGGCCAGCATGGCCTCCCCTTCAAAAGACTATTTCTATTCTCGTAATAGTGTTCTCTGGCATACTTGCCACTTTATTGTGCCATACTCGGCCTTGCCCCCCGGGCTTTCCTTTTGCCATACTCGTCTTTGCCCCCAGGGCTGTTCTTTCGTCATACTCGGCTTTGCCCCCCGGGCTTTTCTTTCGCCATACTCGGCTTTGCCCCCTGGGCTTTTCTTTCGCCATACTCGGCTTTGCCCCCCGGTCTTTTCTTTTGCAATATTCGGCAGCCATATTCGGCAACCATTCTCGGCTTTCAAATCAAGAAATTGGTGAATTGACAGAGCTCCTTGACTTACCGATCCGTTCTGGCCAAGCGTCTAACACCGAATGATCGAGCAAtggtttcgctgcgcatgcgtcacTTGTGATGTTCCTTCTGTTAATAGGTTCGCAAAATCTTTCATTTGAATGACTTGGACTTTACTGCTGTAGGGGATGCACTTGCCACTACCTTGACAATTATTGAAAATAGGAAAACTACTGAGAGAACACACTTGGTGTCACAATGTTGCACCATGAGACTCAAAATCATCTTGATAGCCACGGCAATGCTCCAGACCCCTGGGACTTCTTTGAAAGTAAGGTAAAACTGCCCTTCCTAGAGAATTTGTCTGCCATCTTAGAAAGCAGATTTTCTGAATCAGTCTGTGAGGGGGGTACTGTATATGATAAACAATTGCAttaaatttttctttaaaagttACTGTTTCCACCCACACACAATGTAGCAGTTAAGAAAGGTGTCACAACTGTGTTGGGATAACCAATATTTGACTCTGGACGACGGTTCCTATGTTCCTTACAATTGAAAGACAATATTGAAAGTGTATAAAATTGCACAAAACATTGCAGACTTGTGGACAAAGACACAAtcggcaggtgctgccacctggcattAGAAATCTAAACTAAAATATGCCAGCCTTGGCCAGGAACTGTCTTaaaattgtcacaaccagagacaaACTTAGCTTGGTCACATCTCTGATACAAAGACATATCTATACATTAATATGAATGTACTTGGAATGGATGATATAACAGCAAAATAGGTGCACAACAATTCCAACAAGCTCAGCGCCGCATGTGACGCACATGGTGGCAGTAAAACTAGCCGCAACAAATGTCAAATTATGTAGGTTTGCAACAGCCGAAGACAAAAAAACATGACACATCCAAAACATACGCCACCTATGAATAGTAAAATACTCGATCTCACGTCTCAGCgcgggtcaaggtcaaaatcgtcatcgtcttcatcagTAACAGCCTGCTGGTTGTTGGTTGTGTTGCTGCCGCCGATCATCATATCGACAATATTGCGAGGGTTATGAATGGGACGGTGTCGTGTCCTTGGCTGAACAAACTCACATAAAACAGATGTAAGAAACCGACTCGAGATGTTTATTGTGCCGCCGTGATTCATCCTCCTGTTCCGGTTCCTAGCCCGGGTACATATATAATATGAATACAGAAAAGGGAACGAAGTTCCACCACATCTCCCCTGATTAGacaaaatgtttacattttagTTCACAAATAAAACCTGCAAATTTTACCAAACTTCACTCAATGATTAGTTAGAGTTATACAGAGTTACACACTGTTACAGTGGTGTATTTCTAAACATGTTAACAAGTTTCAAGCAAGATAAACTTCAGAATGTTTATATTTTACATTCTCACAAATTAGGACAAgaacatgtcacaaccagtgtgcaTGGTCAGCATCAACTTGTGTTGAAGATTCAAATTGGTCTATTTGAAAGGCAAACTGATACATAATCATCCAAATGTTTTGGTCTTTCCCGATGTCTGGATGACCTTCTCAGTGCAACCTCACTGCCAGTACCAACATTGGACTCAGTGTGGTCACAACCCTGATGGGGTTCTGTGCTAACACCACTGGAATCACTGTCAATCTGTCTAGACTTGATAACACCGTCCCCATCTGTGCTATCAGTGGGACTTGTAATTTTGCCCTCCACAAATCGCTTTACATGCCCAGTAGACCTGAACCTTGTTGCTTTGGAATTTTGCAAAGTTAAACCACCACCATCTTTGTTCACAACTTCATACGGCTCTGGTTCAAAGAAAGGTTCCAACTTGTTTTCTCTAAATGGCTTCTGCAATAACACCTTTTGACCCTCCTTAATGCTAGAACTCAGAGCACCCCTCTTCTCATCAGCATAGGTTTTGGAAACTAGTTTGGACCTAGCGTCCCTCTCCCTCAGCTTGACCTGCCACTCGGCTTCTGTTGGTCTACCATGTTGCAACTGGAGCTTTGGCAATTTATCCCTTAACCCTTAAACCGCCGAATTAACATATTATAGGTAATTTCCATTGCCGAATTAACAATAGGTAAAACAATAGATTACGTATGTATAATTCAACTGCAAATTAGAGTTAGTTATGTTAGTAGTATCAAcaaacaatgtatataaaagttgttTGTTCTAACCTAAACTTTCAATCTGCAAACTTGGTTTTCTTGAAAAGGATTccaaattaaccccttgtgGTCCAAAACGTAAATACAATGGTAATATCCACTCGTTATCGAATAAAGTTCAGTTCTTTTTACACAACACCTTGTTATTGTCAGTTTATTGTATGCTTATTCTGTTTTCCAGTTACTAACTAACAGAATAAGCTATTCCCATTGTTACTGCTGGTTCCTTGCAGCATCCCGGGCGTCATATTTCCTTTGAGAAATGGTCCTACCAACGCGTCGATAGTCCTGCACCGTGTGATAGACCTCAAAGCATTCTGGCCAACACATAGGCTTGTTGCAGTTTTTGCAACCATCTGAAGTTTGCACCCTCTTTATCTTTCTATCACAACAGACAGAGCAGTCTGGCTTGTAGTTCTTGGTAGGGGTCCAGCCAAAATGTCTCTCCGTTAGGCGGAGATCCCTGTCAGCTGCAAGACTTTGACGGCCACGGCGCTTGCGGGTTGAAGCCAAACCTTGTACCAATCCATCAATAACCCCTTGTCTGAACTTCAAATGTGTCATCTTGCCCTGAGGATTGACTTTCTTGTAAAGAATGAAGCCATTTACAACTGCAACTTCACGAATACGGTGGTAGATGGGTGTATACCACTTGTGGCTCCAATGAGGGAACTCATAGTACTGAAGCAGCTGATCCATCAGGTCAACGCCCCCCATATACTTATTGTACTCAGAAATGCAAACTGGTTTATGTACTTGTCTGAAGCCTGTAGCATCTTTCCTGTCCCTGACCTGATTGACATTCACTCCAATGCCATGGATTGTTGACAACACATTCACACGCTTATTATCCTGCCAAGTGCATGCCATGAGGTTCCCTGACTTCTTGAACAGAGGGGCTGCACCACGAGCCAGGGGAATGTCAGTAAAGTTTCTTGGATATCCAATGCGGTCAGATCTGATGGTACCACATGTTGCAATATCATGATCCATCATTTGCAAACTGAGAAAAGGTGAGGAATAAAAATTGTCATAAAACAAATGATGTCCATATGCATGAAAGTTCTGTGTGAGGGCGTCGATAACATCGTACCCAAGTCCTAGTCCTGTCACGTTTTGTTTACCTGTGTAGGGATACCAACCCAAGCAGTAACCACTGGTGCTTTCACACAAAGCCCACACTTTCACTCCCCACTTTATGGGTTTGTTGGGCATATACTGCTTGAAAGATAGTCGTCCTTTGAATTTCACCATACTTTCATCAATTGACAATTCTCGTTCTGGAATGTAGTGCTGCTGATATGTTGGACCAGTAATATCAAGCAGTGGGCGAAGCTTATACAATGGATCATACCCTGGAGTATCTCTGTCTGGCTGCAACGAGTTGTCACTGAAGTGCAGGAAACAAGATATAAGTTCGTATCTGTTGCGTG contains the following coding sequences:
- the LOC135492946 gene encoding piggyBac transposable element-derived protein 4-like; amino-acid sequence: MVKFKGRLSFKQYMPNKPIKWGVKVWALCESTSGYCLGWYPYTGKQNVTGLGLGYDVIDALTQNFHAYGHHLFYDNFYSSPFLSLQMMDHDIATCGTIRSDRIGYPRNFTDIPLARGAAPLFKKSGNLMACTWQDNKRVNVLSTIHGIGVNVNQVRDRKDATGFRQVHKPVCISEYNKYMGGVDLMDQLLQYYEFPHWSHKWYTPIYHRIREVAVVNGFILYKKVNPQGKMTHLKFRQGVIDGLVQGLASTRKRRGRQSLAADRDLRLTERHFGWTPTKNYKPDCSVCCDRKIKRVQTSDGCKNCNKPMCWPECFEVYHTVQDYRRVGRTISQRKYDARDAARNQQ